Below is a genomic region from Zavarzinella sp..
AAGAAACTTCCCGATGCAGTGATTGCCAATTTCACCCAATGGATCGATGCGGGAGCACCCTTTCCAGCAACTCGAGTTGCAAAAGATCCGAATGATGCGCATTGGGCTTTTCAGCCAATCAAGAGTACCGCGCCACCTGTGGTGAAGGGCACCGTTCGCAATGAAATCGACCAGTTTGTACTGCAAAAGCTCACTGCAACCGGACATACGCTGAATCCACAGGCCGATCCCCGCACGCTGGTGCGTCGGGTTTACCGTGATTTGACGGGACTTTACCCCACCGCAGAGCAGTTGACAGAAGCATTAACAAACTTTAATGATGCAAAATATGAGCAAATTGTGAAGGATCTGCTGGCCTCCCCACGTTATGGAGAGCAACAGGCACGCCACTGGATGGACCTGGCACGCTATGCAGATACCAAGGGGTATGTTTTTCAGGAAGATCGTAACTATCCCTATGCCTATACCTACCGCGAGTGGCTGATCAATGCGTTTAATGCCGATCTGCCATATAGCGATTTGGTAATATTGCAATTGGCTGCGGATCAGGTGGTAAAACCAGGAGATTCACCCGCACCGCTGGCAGCAATGGGTTTTTTAACCGTGGGTCGGCGATTCCTCAATAACACCCACGATATTATTGATGACCGCCTGGATACCACGTTCCGCACCTTTCAGGGGTTAACGGTCAGTTGTGCACGGTGCCACGACCACAAGTTCGATCCGATTCCAATTAAGGATTACTATTCGCTCTATGGGGTGTTTGCCTCGTCCACCGAACCGAAAGATTTGCCTTTGCTGATGAAGCCGGAACAGATGCCTGGCTACAAAGAGTTTCAGCAGGAATTGACCAACCGTCAACAGGTAGCGAACGACTATTTCACCACCCTGACAACGAAATATCTGGCCGAGTGGCGGGATGCAAACAATCTGGCAAACTACCTGCAGGGTGCGTACAAGGCCCGAAAATTACCCACTGCCGCTGTGGGGCTGATTGCTAATGAGAAAAAGTTAAACATTCGCATGTTTGAGGCTTGGGTGACCTTTTTGAAGCCCCGGCTGAAGACGGAAGACCCCATATTTGGTGTGTTGGCGGCAATCTGGTCGATCAACGATACCGAATTCGCGAAAGAGGCACCAAGTGCGATTCAGAAAGTGCTTGCAGGCAAAACGATCCATCCCACTGTCCGTGGGGCGTTCGAAAATCGCAAAATTGCCACAAGTGACGATGTGACAAAAGCTTACGCCGATTTCCTTACCCAGGCTTTTCAGCAGAAAGCCGAAGCAACGAAAGCAATTGGTGCGATTCTTGCCGAAGCGGGTCCGCTGAATCTGGATGATAAGACTTGGGAACGCTTTGTTGCGGTTCCAGAACGAAATCGCCTGCGGGAATTTCGCCGCAAAGTGGATGAATGGCAGGCGAAATCTCCTGCCGCACCACCACGGGCAATGGTGCTGAATGATGCCCCACGTCCGATGCAGCCTGTAGTGTTTGTTCGTGGCAATCCAGGCAATCGTGGGCCATCGGTCCCACGTCAATACCTCGAAGTGGTTGCGGGTGACCAACGCAAGCCGTTTACACAAGGTTCGGGCCGTCTGGAAATGGCAAAAGCGATTGCCGACCCCAACAACCCACTAACCGCCCGTGTGATGGTAAACCGTGTGTGGGGCCACCTGTTTGGTCAGGCACTGGTGCGAACTCCCAGTGATTTTGGCACTCGGGGCGAGCCACCGACGCACCCGGAATTGCTGGATTGGCTGGCGGGGCAGTTCATGAAGGATGGATGGAGTATCAAAAAACTGCACCAGCGAATCGTGCTGTCGGCCACCTATCGCCAATCAAGCACGGTCGAACCATGGATGGCCCGCGACGATGCGGAAAATCGCCTGCTTGGTCGGATGAATCGCAAACGCTTTACCTTTGAGGAGTTACGCGATAATCTGCTGCAAACAGCCGGGCAACTGCAACATGAAATCGGTGGGCGTTCGGAAGATCTGTTCAAAGAACCGTTTACCAAAAGACGAGCGTTGTATGGCTTTGTCGATCGGCAGAATCTGCCCGGCACCTTCCGCTCGTTCGATTTCGCTTTGCCGGACACCCACGCCCCACAACGCTTCCAGACCACTGTGCCACAACAGGCACTTTACCTGCTGAACAACCCCTTTGTACTGCAACAGGCCCAGGCCATTGCCAGCATGCCACTTGGGAATTCTCCCACAGAACAGGCAACGCAACTGTACCATCGAATCCTGCAGCGTGCCCCCAGTGCTGCGGAATTGCAACTGGCAACGCAGTTTCTGCAAGGGCCCACGGTGAGCGCAAGTACTGAATGGACCTACGGTTACGGCAATCTGGATGAAAAGACACAGCGGGTCTCGCGTTTTACCAGCTTCCCACATCAGACGGGAAGTGCCTGGCAGGGCGGGGCCACGTTGCCGGATAGTAAGCTGGGCTGGGCGACGCTGAATGCACAGGGGGGACACGCGGGCAGCAATCCGGACTTTACCGTCATTCGACGCTGGACCGCACCCGAGGATGGTAAATTGACGATTACTGGCCAGTTCACCCACCGTAATGCTCAGGGTGACGGGGTGCGTGGCCGATTTGTCAGTTCGCAGCACGGCGTTTTGGGTGACTGGACTGTCCACAACAGCCAGCAAACGCTTACGGTGAAAGAACTTACGGTTGCCAAAGGAGAAACAATCGATTTTGTGGTGGATTGCCGCAAAGAAGTATCGTTCGACAGTTTTGCCAGCACTTACGAGATTCAATTGGTGACCGAAAAGGGCAGAAAAACGTTCGATTCGAAAGATGAATTCGTTGCCGGCCCCCCACCCACACCAGTCAATCCCCGCACTCAACTGGCCCAGATCCTGCTGTTAAGCAACGAATTCGCCTTCGTGGATTGACGCTGTTTGAGTACTATTCGATCGTTTTTATTCAATTTGAATCAACAAACATTTTGTTGTGCAGAATGATGAAACGGAATAAACCTTAGCTACTTCATGCCCTACTGTCCAGGATTCCTGGGTGCGCGGGCATGAGGCTTTTCAGGAAGGTGCGAATGACTGAATGCTACTTCATCTAGCCATCAACACCAACAGGACTCCCACGGTCAAGGTAGCAACAATTCCTGGTCGTTGAGAGGGCAAGTGGAGTAACAATGTCGCTATCCCGATAATGCAGGAACTCGTGAATACTCTGATCAGTGGATTGGTATTCAGCGGACCCGGGTTCACTATCAACGACATTGTGGCTGTAACGATAAACCATCCGAAAAAGTTTGACCAAGGGATACCGAAATAGCCACCTGCCTTTTCCCATGACCATGCTTTCCAGTGCACGAACAACGGATCAAGGATGAGATCCCAGAGCGTGGCAGCGAGTGCCGCGAAACAGATAAAATCGAACCCTCTGCTTCCTCGCGTGAGCTGGTCCGCTACACCCCACACTGTTGGCAGGACTACCATATAACCAACTGGCACCGCAAGTGGCACACCGAATAACCTTGGATACAAATAAGTCCCATATCGATATCTACCAAAAGGAAAGCCTGTTCTCTCTCCCACAAACTCAATCAGCCAACCACCAACAAACAAGATAAGTGCAGACCATAATACAGCTGAAACCTGCCATGTCTTGGCAAGTAACAGGTGCGTTACGGTAGCCGCAAGTAACGTGCCTGCATGAACAGCAATTCGCAGTCCCAGCTTGCTGGGGTCTTTCCGGTATGTCCAGAGTGCGAACAGAACTGGCAGGGAAAGGATGACACTGACTGCCAGTATGGGTTCCGTGGGGAAAATCACGCGTGTGGAACCTCCGAGACTCGTTTGACGATCAAAGTATAGGCGACAACCAGTGGCCATGCTGCACCTGCAGTCGCAGACCAGATGATTTCACCGAGCGGAATTCCAGCAGCACTAGCAGCCCAAAAGGAGTTTGGCTTCCATGCATGAATAAAATCTGGCCAGATTATTAATTCAATCAGAAGCAAAGCCGTGTAGATCAGCGCGAATCCTACGGCACCTGAAACCGCAACTTTCCATAGGTCTGAGCGGATAAGCAATAGTCCCAGCAATATGATCAAGTGCAACAACACGTTCGCACTCATGATATCGATACCTACTGCCAACAAAACCAGCAACAGAATGCTGGCAATCAGATATACAAAAATAAAACGTCCTGTATTGCCTCGGAATGAAAGATGTGGCTTAGCAGTTTTCCAACACGGAATTGCTGCGATTGCCCAACTGAGGGCACCAATGACAAAAGTAAACAGAAAATCTTCAATTCCAGGTATCCAGGGAATTACCCTCTTCGGTGTCCAGTACACTTCTTCATGTGCTATTGCCCATGGAGCCAGAGTGAGTGCCATTACACCACTGAGTAGAATGGTTTTTCGCTGTTTTCCTGCAAGTAACGCAACTAACAGGACCAATAAGAGCCCACCGAGAGTTGTGTAGAAGTATGGGTAGGCAGTCCAGTCGATCATCTACCTGTCCGAAATTTATCCGATTTCATCAAGTATAGCTGGTACGAAATCAGTCGCAACTATTGGAATTGTCATTCAGAACGGTTTCTGAATGGCGAAAACGGATTGTAATACAGAGGAATCGTTCGACAGTTTTGCCAGCACCTGCGAGATTCAATTGGTGACCGAAAAGGGCAAAAAACGTTCGATTCGAAGGATGATTTCGTTGCCGGCCCCCAACCCACACCGGTCAATCCCCGCACTCAACTGGCCCAAATCCTGCTGTTAAGCAACGAATTCGCCTTCGTGGATTGATTTATACAATAGTCTTGGGCACTGTCACTGCCAATAAGATTCATTTTCTGCTACCCCTTGATATGTGGCAAACAGAATGGAACCACGAGCATTTACAAGAACTCGATTTCGCGTCGTGCTGGCAGATAATTCCGATTGCGACCATTGGGCGGGTGGTAAACCATATCATGCAGGTGCACGTTGCCCCAACTGCAAGATTCCTTTGCTTCTGCTGTGGGATATTAATTGCAAAGACCCTCGTTTCCCAAGAAACAAGTTTGGCAAGCTTAAACGCCTCCCTCTTTACTTCTGCTGGGGTTGTGTAAGCGAAATCGCTTATCAGGTAGTTCAAGAGGATCAAATCGAAATACATTCAAGCATTCAAAACGAAGGATTGTCGTTTCCCTACGATCCTTACCCGGAGTTCTTTCAGCGTCGTGGGTTACAGTTCTTTACTGGCATCCCAGATGAGATCCAACGTATTTATCACGAGCTGATTGCCCGCTGGAGAACTGCTGACGACGATGGGCCGGTCCCTCGACCCTCGGTAGCGGACAGGAAGAAATTGGCACAATTCTTCGGCCATCCAGTAGTCCTACCGAGGTGCTTTTTTCATCATCAGTTAGGCGGTAAGCCCATTGTGGATAATTGGGCCCATGAGGTGTTCTTGTGCCCCAATCCCGGCTGTGAAGGTACGGTCTTGGACCGAATGCTGAGCAGAAAGAGAGCGATGAAGTTCTTGGCAGGTGTCTTGAATGATCCATGGGCAGGGTTGCCTTTGGTAGATGAAGCAGATGAAGACACAAGGAAGCACTGGAACTATCACGTGACCGTCCAGTACCATATATGTGATTGTTGTTTTACAGTACTGGCCTGCAATCGTTGCAACTAAAGGTAAACCGGGAAACCTGTTAGATATATTTAAGTGTGATTCATAGAAAATTTCGAGTTGGCAATGGGATTCGGATACAACGATATTTATGTTCTGGCACCAGAACGCAGTGCTCAGTTTGCATTGCAATTTCTCGATCTGTTTTTGCCAGAACGGCAAGCATCTGCTGCTGATTATCCTTTTCCACAATACGCAGATGTACCAAGTGTGATCTTAACCAAGCCGGTTGATGCATTTACTTATGCTGAAGAACACACCCATGAAAAACAAGCGATGTATTTCCAGAACACCAATGCTGGAGATCCCATTCATGGAATGGTCTTTTTTACTGGGGATGGCGGAATGATACTTGGCATTTCAGTTCCTGCAGAACAGGATGACCGCGAGTTAGAAGCTTTTAAAATTAACTATTGGCTCAACAAACTTCGCGAAGCTACTACTGCCACCGAAGGTTATGCACTTCATGAATCCTATCCGGCTTACGACACGGTAACAGAGTTTTTAAACCAAGTAGATCTTGTTACGAAACCAAAATTACAAGATGGGAGGATACTGATTCCAGATTCGGGTGAATTTGATGGGCCAGTTTGTTTTCATTGAAATGCAAATTACACTATGCAAGGGTCGATTGCTTGTGCGTACTTCTCTTGGGATGCTTGCAGCAATCGCTTCATCTTGCTTCCATAAATTAAGCAGCTGTTCCTGAATTGCCTTGGGCTGCAATCAAAAATTCTCACATACCTCCTTGTAATCTTTGCAAATTACGAACCAGCCCAGGTGGGGTCGGTTCGATTGTTCGCACTAATTGCTCTTCGCTGATCGTCACAATTGAAACGTCTATTTCTATTCCACCCAGTTCACCGAATTCACCAGTTTGAAATCCAGGTTTTCATTGAGAAGCCCCTGGCAAAGGTCGATGGCAACTCTAAAGATGGCTAACTTAGCAGAAGACAGTTCCCCACATTGAAGAATGGAGCGAAAAGGATGAAATCCATGATGGATCGGACAACAACACTGACTTTGAACCAATTGGAAGCACGTGATAACCCCACCATTTATGGTTTGGGCGTTGCCACGGACTTTAACCTGTTTGCGTTGGAAAGCATTAATGTTTACAACAGCGATATTGGTGGTCGGGTTGCGGTGGGGCAGAATGCCAACATCAACAACTATGGCCTGGGGCATGAACTCACCAATTCCAACGGCACCCGCGATGACCTGATTGTGGAAGGCAACCTCACCTTCAACAACGGGCAGGTGTTCAATGGCAACATCGTTTATGGTGGGGCAGCATCGCTGAACAGCATTGGCGTGCCCAATGGCACCGTGCGGCAGGAAGCTGGCGTGGTGGATTTTGCAGCAGCTCAGGCCGAACTGGAGCAGACTTCCGACATTTTCTGTGCAGAAACCCCCAACGGCACCACCCGATTTACCCGCCGGGTGCTGACGCTGGCAGGTAATCATCCCACGATCAACATTTTTGAAGTGCATGCCAGCCAGTTGGAAACCGCCCACAGCATTATTCTGCTGGTCCCACCTGGCTCCGACGTGCTGATCAATGTGCGTGGGCTGGATGTCGACATTCACAATCTGGGCCTGCATTTCCGTGGGGCCGATTGCGACGATATTTTGTGGAACTTCTGCAGTGCCGAAACGCTGGATATGTCGGCGGTGGACTGGCAGGGGAGCATTTTAGCCCCACGCACCGATGTTCGGTTTGATAACGGGCAGATGCACGGCACGATGGTTGCCCGCAATTACGTGGGGAATGGCCAGCTTCACAATTGCACCAGCACCTTTGCCTTCGATATCCCGGAATATGCCAACATCAGTGGGCTGGTTTTCATTGACCAATTCGACGGAAATGGCTTCCGCAACAGCACTTACGATCCAGGTGAAGAGTTCCCACTGGTCGAAGTGGACATTACCGGTGTCGACATCCTTGGGCGGGCAGTGAATCGCACAGAAGTGACCGTCGATGATGGCACCTACCAGTTTGTGAATTTGTGGCCCGGCGAATACGATGTTGCCGCCGTGGTGCCAGATGCCTTCCAGACCAGCACCGAAGATGGCATTCCGGGTAGCCTCGGTGGCACACCCGCACCGAACAGTATTCTGAATATTCTGGCGAACCCGGGTGATGATGGTACCGATTACCAGATTTACTTTGTCGACGCACTGAACTAACAGAAATAAGCCGATTGTTATATTGCTTGAGCGTTATATCAGTAGATTGCGATATAATGCTCAATAAGGCACTTTCTTCCTGCAAAACAATTTCCCCGTTTCGGTGGCTGTGAAGTACACCAACAAGAATTTGGCAATGCCCAGCGGGACTTCGTATCGGTCGTAAAAACTAATGAGAATATACGGCAGTGCGGCACCCCAGAACGCCAGAACTGCCACTTTGGCAGGTGGGGATATCCCCCGTACGACCCACAGGATAATCAAATAAACAAACGATAGTCCACATAATAGATACCAAGCACGATTGGTGGCCTTCAATGTCTCCAGCGTGGGCTTAATAATGAAAAATTCCTCGTGCCACACTACCGCAACCAGGCGATTCCATGTCTGCGTGGCATAGTGTGCAGGATCGTTCCGAATGATTTCCAGTGCCTGCCCCATCTTTTTCGAATTGTATTTCACTTCCCCAAGTTGCTGATATTCCAGAAATTCGTTGTGTCCGTCCCCACCTGGGTGCTTGTGCAACGTTTCGGGAGTCAACAAGCCATTGGGGGAATATTTCAGCGATTGATACAGTTCGTAACCTGCATTCGACTTCACAAACACAAAACCATGCAGCATTACCGCGTTGCGAATGGTCCACGGTGCCAGTACCACGCCAGCAACCAGTGCGGCCAGCAATACCCGTTTGCCGTTGGCACGCACGCACCACATACTAATGAGAAACCAGGCTCCTGCCAGCACAGGTGCACACAAACTGGCAAAACCCCCTGCGAAGCCCCACAGACACCACTGTCGACGCGTAGGTGCCTCAAATCGTAATGGTGCGGCCCACAATAACACTGCCAGACCCACGCACGCTGTCATGTAGTCGTGCGTCATCAGGAACAGGTAGGAAAAATGACTGAGCAGAAAACCTGTCAATGTTAGTAGTAACAATAATTGTGAAAATATTCGCTGGGGGCGACACAACGCCACCACACAAAACCATTGAAAAATCAGGCAGGCCACCTGAACCATTGCCATGGTTTGGCCAATCAGGTAAGGGTTTTTGCCATGAATGGCGATCAGCACCATGCAGACCGCCGGGTAAACAGGCGGCATCCAGGCAGTGGGCATATTTTCTGTCGGGTAGGGGTCGGAATAGCCACGCCCATCCATCACTCGATTGGCGATTTTGAAGTTTTCCCCACCCAGATGGCTCAGGGAAAAAGATTTTGCCTTCCCATCGAACGGTGGTAGATACCAGTTGGGGCTCTTTTCTGAACGGTTGATGAGTTGAAAAGTATAGACAGAACAGCCAAAAATCAGCATGCTGCCCAGCAGAAAATTGCCCAGCGGAAAGGCGCGCACCATTATTCCCCTGTTGGTGAAGACACCAATGATTCTGGCAGAAAAATGGTGATAGGCAACGGTAATTGAGGTTCGGTGGCCACATCGGTCGTCAGAAGAACTTCTTCCCGCAGCGATTTGTCCTTCAACCTGGTGGGATCCACAGTCACGGTCACCAGGGCTTTCGTTTCGCCAGAAGGGGTGATCTGCACCTGCACTCCAGATGGCAGCTCCGTTTGCGTGGGCAGTTGCAGTTTCATGGGTGATTTACTGCTGATCAGCACCACCACTTTCTGTGGTTGCTGCTGTTGTTTGCTGATGCTGAAAAACGCCCGCGCCGGGCTGAGCTGAAAAGTGGTTTCCCGCCCCCACGTAACCAGTTGCATCAC
It encodes:
- a CDS encoding choice-of-anchor A family protein, whose amino-acid sequence is MMDRTTTLTLNQLEARDNPTIYGLGVATDFNLFALESINVYNSDIGGRVAVGQNANINNYGLGHELTNSNGTRDDLIVEGNLTFNNGQVFNGNIVYGGAASLNSIGVPNGTVRQEAGVVDFAAAQAELEQTSDIFCAETPNGTTRFTRRVLTLAGNHPTINIFEVHASQLETAHSIILLVPPGSDVLINVRGLDVDIHNLGLHFRGADCDDILWNFCSAETLDMSAVDWQGSILAPRTDVRFDNGQMHGTMVARNYVGNGQLHNCTSTFAFDIPEYANISGLVFIDQFDGNGFRNSTYDPGEEFPLVEVDITGVDILGRAVNRTEVTVDDGTYQFVNLWPGEYDVAAVVPDAFQTSTEDGIPGSLGGTPAPNSILNILANPGDDGTDYQIYFVDALN
- a CDS encoding PSD1 and planctomycete cytochrome C domain-containing protein — encoded protein: MRFGLLSCLLFPITLFSQVVPKEPTAEQLEFFEKSIRPVLFEQCFSCHGDKKQSGSVRLDNAKSFYHGIDGIPIIDLKNPRNSLLLKALQHNDLVKMPPKKKLPDAVIANFTQWIDAGAPFPATRVAKDPNDAHWAFQPIKSTAPPVVKGTVRNEIDQFVLQKLTATGHTLNPQADPRTLVRRVYRDLTGLYPTAEQLTEALTNFNDAKYEQIVKDLLASPRYGEQQARHWMDLARYADTKGYVFQEDRNYPYAYTYREWLINAFNADLPYSDLVILQLAADQVVKPGDSPAPLAAMGFLTVGRRFLNNTHDIIDDRLDTTFRTFQGLTVSCARCHDHKFDPIPIKDYYSLYGVFASSTEPKDLPLLMKPEQMPGYKEFQQELTNRQQVANDYFTTLTTKYLAEWRDANNLANYLQGAYKARKLPTAAVGLIANEKKLNIRMFEAWVTFLKPRLKTEDPIFGVLAAIWSINDTEFAKEAPSAIQKVLAGKTIHPTVRGAFENRKIATSDDVTKAYADFLTQAFQQKAEATKAIGAILAEAGPLNLDDKTWERFVAVPERNRLREFRRKVDEWQAKSPAAPPRAMVLNDAPRPMQPVVFVRGNPGNRGPSVPRQYLEVVAGDQRKPFTQGSGRLEMAKAIADPNNPLTARVMVNRVWGHLFGQALVRTPSDFGTRGEPPTHPELLDWLAGQFMKDGWSIKKLHQRIVLSATYRQSSTVEPWMARDDAENRLLGRMNRKRFTFEELRDNLLQTAGQLQHEIGGRSEDLFKEPFTKRRALYGFVDRQNLPGTFRSFDFALPDTHAPQRFQTTVPQQALYLLNNPFVLQQAQAIASMPLGNSPTEQATQLYHRILQRAPSAAELQLATQFLQGPTVSASTEWTYGYGNLDEKTQRVSRFTSFPHQTGSAWQGGATLPDSKLGWATLNAQGGHAGSNPDFTVIRRWTAPEDGKLTITGQFTHRNAQGDGVRGRFVSSQHGVLGDWTVHNSQQTLTVKELTVAKGETIDFVVDCRKEVSFDSFASTYEIQLVTEKGRKTFDSKDEFVAGPPPTPVNPRTQLAQILLLSNEFAFVD
- a CDS encoding carotenoid biosynthesis protein, whose amino-acid sequence is MIFPTEPILAVSVILSLPVLFALWTYRKDPSKLGLRIAVHAGTLLAATVTHLLLAKTWQVSAVLWSALILFVGGWLIEFVGERTGFPFGRYRYGTYLYPRLFGVPLAVPVGYMVVLPTVWGVADQLTRGSRGFDFICFAALAATLWDLILDPLFVHWKAWSWEKAGGYFGIPWSNFFGWFIVTATMSLIVNPGPLNTNPLIRVFTSSCIIGIATLLLHLPSQRPGIVATLTVGVLLVLMAR